The window AACAAGGATGGGACCAGAAATCCTCCAAGAAGCCGACGAGATTTTTTTGACCAATAGCTGGATAGGGATTAGACCCGTCGTGCGGTTCCAAAACAGGATCTTAGAAAAAGGGAAAATCGCAATGGAGCTGTCAAAGAAGCTTAAAGCCACCTATAGCTTATTTAAAAGTTCATCTTCGCTGGATGGAATTTCTTCCCAGATTTTTAACCAAGGGGCAGAAGAGCTGTCGGAAGGGGCCCGGTAATCCCCCCTGGGACTGAGAGAGCCTCCGGAACCGACTTTAGGAGCATTGGCTATGCAGCTCCTTTTGAATTGACTGGTACGGAAAAAACGGTCGAGAAAGACTCTCAGCCAATATTTTATCTGATCAATGGAGTATGCTTCCCTTTTCTTTTCCATTTCAGGCCACTGACCCCTATTTTTATCATGCCAAGCAGACCAACAGAGAAAAGCGGTTTTTGTGGGTAAATAGCCGTATCTCAATGTATAATAAAGATTAAAATCCTGGAGATTATAAGGGCCGATTTGTTCTTCTGAGCTTTGGAGAGGTTCTTGAGCGTTTTCCCCGGGAATAAGTTCTGGACTGATGACCGTATCAAGGATCTCATCGAGAACCTCACTCACCTTCTCGCCTAGCTCTTGGGTCTTGGAGACCCACCTAATTAGAAACTTAATCAAGGTTTTAGGAACACTGGCGTTGACATGATAATGAGCCATATGATCGCCTACCCCGTAGGTCGACCACCCGAGGGCAAGTTCACTTAAATCGCTTGTGCCCACGACCAGGGCGTTTTCAAAATTGGCGAGCCTAAAAAGATGATTCGTTCTTTCACCGGCCTGGACATTTTCGAAAGTCACATCATAGAGTTTTTCGCCCCTGGCAAAAGGATGCCCAATATCCTTAAAAAGCTGCATGCAACTGGGTCGAATATCGATAAAATATTCCCGGCATCCAGTAGCCTCGATGAGCCTGCGTGCCTGCTCGAGGGTCTTTTTAGTCGTTGCAAACCCGGGCATGGTACAGGCCAAAATATTTTGCCTGGGAAAGCCTAAAATATCCATCGCCTTGGCACAAACGATAAGGGCATGAGCCGAATCCAGCCCTCCGGATATACCGATGACCGTTTTGCGAATGGAAGTAGCCTTGAGCCTCTGGATAAGCCCCTGGGTCTGGATAGCATAAACTTCCTGGCATCTCTGGTCCCTTGTTAGTGGATCGCTGGGGACATAAGGGAACCGTTCCAGGACCCTTTCCAACAAAAGGATAGATTCCTTGTTGACATCAAGGGAAAAAGTCAAG is drawn from Methylacidiphilum infernorum V4 and contains these coding sequences:
- a CDS encoding NAD(+) synthase, coding for MGKESFFNLYTHNFVRVAVGVPVGKVADPFYNATQIAELCRQAADKKATLVVFPELCLSAYSCEDLFHQSALLEVSLRALEYLLEETAPLSLLTLVGLPLRVNQLLYNCGCLFSRGKILGVIPKSYLPNYREFYESRQFSQAALATEEYVDLLGQKAIPFGTNLIFEWEQQPLFKLAIEICEDLWVPLPPSSFAALAGATVLVNLSASNITIGKSDYRKLLVASQSGRCISAYIYSAAGFGESTTDLAWDGEGLIYENGTKLAETRRFAYDSQLVFADVDLDRLQADRMRQNSFGQTKVHFKKEISSFKTLTFSLDVNKESILLLERVLERFPYVPSDPLTRDQRCQEVYAIQTQGLIQRLKATSIRKTVIGISGGLDSAHALIVCAKAMDILGFPRQNILACTMPGFATTKKTLEQARRLIEATGCREYFIDIRPSCMQLFKDIGHPFARGEKLYDVTFENVQAGERTNHLFRLANFENALVVGTSDLSELALGWSTYGVGDHMAHYHVNASVPKTLIKFLIRWVSKTQELGEKVSEVLDEILDTVISPELIPGENAQEPLQSSEEQIGPYNLQDFNLYYTLRYGYLPTKTAFLCWSAWHDKNRGQWPEMEKKREAYSIDQIKYWLRVFLDRFFRTSQFKRSCIANAPKVGSGGSLSPRGDYRAPSDSSSAPWLKIWEEIPSSEDELLNKL